Proteins found in one Leguminivora glycinivorella isolate SPB_JAAS2020 chromosome 22, LegGlyc_1.1, whole genome shotgun sequence genomic segment:
- the LOC125237802 gene encoding protein 4.1 homolog isoform X6: MVFMDCCRAPLAAEEKASTLPPEAAKRHTMPPQPAPRPAAKDKKPPPGAVKVMPTPEKKEEKKVVESKPAENGTDTASDPGVTNNVDTTPKKNKSGGFGLFGSKREKSPKDDKSPKDKSPKQKSPKDKDAKSKDPKGKVAVLDTSNESSNLDTSNEKSPEKEKPGFTKPYEYTDTEKSPSRTKPKLQGGAFSYEKEPISDERQRQLNDSQSPTTRKAGLAFNYAPGEDKKVAESAEKRKTPDDPSKLKTPGIDYVQSAALKEQAKANVIDPTLALLDSERAHHEVGAPLAAVIPAAAPKPENEIQVVIITGRYNPKNKKLDDANGTVLVVKGTFDKATGKIQTEKELIDTKSGQITYTNPATGKQESKNGHVDSKTGHILFTSNVIDPKTGKLDPTLAQQYCFAEQAADKVGAKPGREVNLVVITSKYDGKHKKLDAAHGHVDVSRAVVGSDGKVSSNYGVIDPKTGKINYIDPKTGKQEPKQAYVDQKTGNILVTTGVVDPKSGKVDSSLGQQFSIVEKDATKANREVRLVVITSKYDLKSKKFDPHFAHVDAVKGVLSGADGKIYTDYGIIDPRTGDIQVTDPKTGKQETKHAVVDPKTCNILLLSGVVDPRTGQLDTTLGQQYSIVDKPTDTFASCPGKEVQLVAVTAKYDSKNKKLDTPNGFVETSRAIISDKDGKVHTNFGILDPNTGKVHYTDQKTGKPDSKQAVIDAKTGSFIVTSGVIDPKTGKTDSSLAQQLTVVDKDAPKGIPERHVNLVIITTKYDPKNKKLDLTNAHVDSIPGTVGTDDKVHTAFGVVDPSTGEITVTDRATGKQEVKKASVDPKTGNLLLTSGVVDPKTGQIDPSLGQQISVVDKPKDKFASVPGKEVQLVIVTSKYDSKYKKLDHPNGHVETSRGIMTSDGKVHTNFGVIDPRSGKIEHVDPKTGKQEIKQAVADPKTGHLLITSGVVDPRTGKTDSSLAQQLTIVDKDAKPLEREVRLVIITSKYDPKTKKLDPNGHVDSVNGTIGSDGKVHTSFGVVDPATGEVVTIDPVTGKQDVKKATVDPKTGNLLVTSGVSDPKTGHVDPTLGQQISVVNKPKESLATVPGKEVQLVIITSKYDPKTKTLENSNGHVDSARGIKAADGRIHTNYGIVDPKTGKIECVDPKTGKTEVKQATFDPKTGHLLLTSGVVDPKTGKTDASLAQQLSIVDKEVKPLEREIHLVIITTKYDPKTKKIDPSQGYVDTVSGTIGPDGKIRTAIGVVDPATGEIVVTNPATGKQEVKKAQVDPSTGHMLVTSQVFDPRTGKVDPTLAQQFSIVNKTVTPHTKPASVGEIRLVIVTSKYDPRTKTVDAGAGTIDASKGYVSAEDGKIHTDFGIIDPRSGQILYRDPLTGKQELKQADIDPKTGNFIVTTAVVDPKTGKVDPSFAQQLTIVDKQNVLAKAPLSVSPVRQTPSPVKTPASTPFHTPLQSPVSKSSPIISQVQRTSPTVATILKTPPAKPTTAPPAPPRRKIVKIMVIFTRIDPKTKKPDLHTAEVEHLTGILDPNGLVETKYGVIDINKGTIVATDSAGQQQQRNGVILPETGQIFINSGAIDPKSGKVDPNLGMILSVTKQDDPVVDITTITGPIDPATGKVDIDNSTVELTKGKVDAETGHISTKYGVIDPSNAVIFVTDTLGGQDKKSISIDENTGLITLTGVADPKTGKVDPKLGQVIVVGTHIDPVVEVTTFVGKVDTKKGLIEPKHSVIESTTGQFNPDTNKIDTKYGQIDLVKGTVTYNDPKTGKLESKEVKVDPVTGQLLLRSGQVNPKSGKPDKDIGRLICLRIIQTKVDPVSGKQIVSNEPKNVKVDPKTNQIWTAGPKDPTTGEVIYTAGQIDPVTGYIITIYGRLDPKTGNIVRAHEIDRSLVKVDPISGQIYTATGQVDEDNQPLYSASQVDPATGEIYTKVSKIDPKTGRLVIVKIYIITQKDEKGRVKEVDPKECTIDETTGRIITTKTVYLYQIIDPITGETIDVDPDDPRLKGARTTVTQTMTLSGKIDPVTGRIKTEYGDIDPDTGDIDPSTAVRDPVTGQLILHYSQIDPSHFEDKSGNYTIEKETQDLPATIDIQKVNTHKFSTFGKDESPVRGDEPKTFTEFTTSEHITHQGYVSANTPLSSKIPVSQRGAKKTPTPPVVVKTTTKQLLTKNDDGVTHNVQQEVENLGTGEVTYSTHTNKAESLEPMETGKSPYVTARAVTTRTATTHHDLDTKAKTQQMEEKTVAHTLTSSATRQEQRVLTQEVKTMVTTGDKHQITRRGSESSISSGDSGTPIDFEEGAGEGHYYTTEPGSYTTTTTTSVMGNAPFGSMVHGATTRTTTSTEEPEETTINEDGEIVSSQTISSKTRTVETITYKTERNGVVETRVEQKITIQSDGDPIDHDRALAEAIQEATAMNPDMTVEKIEIQQQSTQP, encoded by the exons AAACCACCCCCCGGTGCTGTGAAAGTGATGCCAACTCCCGAGAAGAAGGAGGAAAAGAAGGTGGTCGAGAGTAAACCTGCGGAAAATG GAACGGATACTGCCAGCGATCCAGGTGTCACAAATAACGTGGATACCACTCCCAAGAAAAACAAG AGCGGAGGTTTTGGCCTATTCGGTAGTAAAAGAGAGAAATCGCCTAAAGACGACAAATCTCCTAAAGACAAGTCTCCTAAACAAAAATCACCTAAAGATAAAGATGCCAAGAGCAAGGATCCTAAGGGCAAAGTGGCGGTGCTCGACACATCCAACGAGAGCTCTAACCTCGACACATCAAACGAAAAGAGTCCAGAAAAAGAAAAACCTGGCTTCACGAAACCTTACGAATACACGGACACTGAAAAGAGTCCATCTCGTACTAAACCCAAGCTACAAGGAGGAGCCTTCAGTTATGAAAAAGAACCTATATCCGATGAGAGACAAAGACAGCTTAACGACAGTCAAAGTCCGACGACGAGGAAAGCTGGACTCGCTTTCAATTATGCTCCTGGAGAGGATAAGAAGGTCGCTGAAAGCGCTGAGAAGAGAAAGACTCCGGATGATCCAAGCAAACTCAAAACTCCAGGCATTGATTACGTTCAGTCAGCTGCGCTTAAAGAACAAGCTAAAGCTAACGTCATCGACCCTACATTAGCTCTATTAGATTCAGAAAGAGCACATCATGAAGTTGGTGCACCTTTAGCAGCTGTAATTCCAGCGGCTGCTCCTAAACCAGAAAACGAAATTCAAGTCGTCATTATAACTGGAAGATACAACCCTAAAAACAAGAAACTAGACGATGCTAATGGCACTGTTCTTGTTGTTAAAGGAACTTTTGATAAAGCCACTGGAAAAATCCAGACTGAAAAAGAACTCATCGACACCAAGTCAGGACAAATCACATACACGAATCCTGCAACTGGCAAGCAAGAAAGTAAAAATGGTCACGTCGATTCCAAGACTGGACATATCTTGTTTACTTCCAATGTTATTGACCCTAAAACTGGCAAGCTTGACCCAACATTGGCTCAGCAATATTGCTTTGCCGAACAAGCTGCCGACAAAGTAGGAGCTAAACCTGGCAGAGAAGTCAACTTGGTTGTTATCACAAGCAAATACGACGGCAAGCACAAAAAACTAGATGCCGCGCACGGACACGTAGATGTTTCAAGAGCAGTAGTAGGCTCGGATGGCAAAGTCAGTTCCAATTATGGCGTCATCGATCCGAAGACAGGCAAGATCAATTACATCGATCCCAAAACAGGCAAACAAGAACCTAAACAGGCGTATGTTGACCAGAAAACAGGCAATATCCTGGTTACAACGGGAGTTGTTGATCCTAAATCTGGTAAAGTCGATTCATCGCTTGGACAACAGTTCAGCATTGTTGAGAAAGATGCCACCAAGGCCAACAGGGAAGTCAGGCTAGTTGTTATTACTAGCAAATATGATCTAAAGAGCAAGAAATTTGACCCCCACTTCGCTCATGTAGATGCCGTTAAAGGCGTGCTAAGTGGCGCTGATGGTAAGATCTATACCGACTACGGTATTATTGACCCAAGAACGGGCGACATTCAAGTAACTGACCCTAAGACTGGCAAGCAAGAAACCAAACATGCCGTAGTCGATCCCAAGACATGCAACATCCTTCTTCTATCGGGTGTGGTTGATCCTCGCACAGGACAACTCGATACGACATTAGGACAGCAATACAGCATTGTTGACAAACCTACTGACACTTTCGCCTCATGCCCTGGAAAGGAAGTTCAACTCGTTGCTGTCACAGCCAAATACGATTCCAAGAACAAGAAGTTAGATACACCCAATGGATTCGTTGAAACCTCACGAGCCATCATCAGTGACAAAGACGGAAAAGTACACACCAACTTCGGTATTCTTGACCCTAATACCGGCAAAGTTCATTACACTGACCAGAAAACCGGCAAGCCGGACTCTAAGCAAGCTGTCATTGATGCTAAGACAGGCAGCTTCATTGTAACTTCGGGCGTTATCGACCCGAAGACAGGCAAGACTGATTCATCACTCGCTCAACAACTTACAGTTGTCGATAAGGACGCACCTAAAGGCATCCCTGAGAGGCACGTTAACTTGGTCATCATCACCACCAAATATGACCCGAAGAACAAGAAACTGGACCTAACCAATGCTCACGTCGACAGCATACCTGGAACTGTCGGTACTGATGACAAAGTACACACAGCGTTTGGCGTCGTTGATCCTAGCACTGGTGAAATAACTGTAACTGATCGAGCAACAGGCAAACAAGAAGTCAAGAAGGCCTCTGTAGATCCGAAGACAGGAAATTTACTCCTTACTTCAGGAGTTGTAGATCCCAAGACGGGACAAATTGATCCTTCTTTGGGACAACAGATAAGCGTCGTAGACAAGCCTAAAGACAAATTCGCTTCAGTGCCTGGCAAGGAAGTGCAGTTAGTCATTGTCACCAGCAAATACGACTCAAAATACAAGAAACTAGACCACCCCAACGGTCACGTAGAAACTTCCCGAGGAATTATGACTTCTGACGGTAAGGTCCATACTAACTTCGGTGTGATTGATCCTAGGAGCGGAAAGATTGAACATGTTGACCCTAAGACCGGCAAACAAGAGATCAAACAAGCGGTCGCTGATCCCAAAACAGGACACCTACTTATCACATCTGGTGTCGTTGATCCAAGAACAGGCAAGACTGATTCGTCCCTCGCTCAACAACTGACAATCGTCGACAAGGACGCGAAACCACTAGAAAGAGAAGTCCGTTTAGTCATCATTACTTCCAAATATGATCCTAAGACCAAGAAATTAGATCCCAACGGTCATGTTGATTCAGTAAATGGCACTATTGGTTCTGACGGTAAAGTCCATACATCGTTCGGCGTTGTCGACCCAGCTACTGGCGAAGTAGTCACCATTGATCCAGTGACGGGCAAACAAGATGTCAAGAAAGCTACAGTTGACCCTAAAACTGGCAATCTTCTGGTCACATCAGGAGTCTCTGACCCCAAGACTGGACATGTTGATCCTACATTAGGACAGCAAATAAGTGTTGTGAACAAACCTAAAGAGTCACTAGCTACTGTACCAGGAAAGGAAGTGCAGCTGGTCATCATTACTAGCAAATACGATCCCAAGACCAAGACTCTTGAAAACAGCAACGGGCATGTTGACTCGGCAAGAGGCATTAAAGCCGCTGATGGCAGAATCCATACTAACTATGGCATTGTTGACCCTAAGACTGGAAAAATTGAGTGCGTCGATCCTAAAACAGGCAAGACGGAAGTCAAACAAGCTACTTTCGATCCTAAGACAGGACATCTCCTGCTTACATCAGGAGTGGTCGATCCAAAGACCGGAAAAACAGATGCGTCTCTCGCTCAACAGCTTAGCATTGTGGATAAGGAGGTTAAACCACTAGAAAGAGAAATCCACTTGGTCATCATCACCACCAAATATGATCCGAAGACCAAGAAGATCGATCCCAGTCAAGGTTACGTAGACACTGTCAGCGGAACCATCGGACCCGACGGCAAGATCCGTACGGCTATCGGCGTCGTGGACCCCGCTACTGGAGAAATAGTCGTGACCAACCCGGCGACTGGCAAGCAGGAGGTCAAGAAAGCGCAGGTGGATCCTTCAACCGGCCATATGCTCGTCACCAGCCAAGTGTTTGACCCGAGGACGGGCAAAGTCGACCCGACTTTGGCACAGCAATTCAGCATTGTCAACAAAACTGTTACACCTCACACAAAACCAGCGTCGGTCGGCGAAATCCGCCTAGTAATCGTGACGAGCAAATATGACCCAAGGACCAAGACGGTGGATGCTGGTGCTGGGACTATTGACGCCTCAAAGGGCTACGTCAGCGCTGAAGACGGAAAGATACACACCGACTTCGGTATCATAGATCCACGATCCGGACAGATCCTCTACAGAGATCCCCTTACCGGCAAGCAAGAACTGAAACAGGCAGATATCGACCCGAAAACGGGCAACTTCATCGTGACCACCGCGGTTGTAGACCCCAAGACAGGCAAGGTAGACCCCTCATTCGCTCAACAGTTGACGATTGTTGATAAGCAGAATGTGTTGGCTAAGGCACCACTAAGCGTTTCCCCAGTGAGGCAAACCCCATCACCAGTCAAGACTCCTGCTTCCACGCCATTCCATACACCGTTGCAATCGCCTGTGTCGAAATCATCGCCGATCATCAGTCAAGTGCAAAGGACATCACCTACAGTCGCAACTATTCTCAAAACACCACCGGCTAAACCAACTACTGCCCCACCGGCTCCTCCGAGAAGGAAGATTGTTAAAATTATGGTCATCTTCACCAGGATCGATCCTAAGACCAAGAAACCAGATTTGCATACAGCTGAAGTTGAGCATCTCACTGGTATCCTAGACCCTAACGGATTAGTCGAGACTAAATATGGTGTTATTGACATTAACAAGGGCACCATTGTCGCTACTGATTCCGCGGGACAGCAACAgcaaagaaatggcgttatccTACCAGAGACAGGACAAATCTTCATCAACTCTGGCGCCATTGATCCGAAATCCGGCAAAGTTGACCCCAACTTGGGTATGATTTTGAGCGTTACGAAGCAAGACGACCCAGTAGTAGACATCACGACCATCACTGGCCCTATCGATCCTGCTACAGGCAAAGTTGACATTGATAACAGCACAGTTGAGCTAACTAAGGGCAAAGTTGACGCTGAAACCGGTCACATCTCCACTAAATACGGAGTCATCGATCCATCTAATGCGGTCATATTCGTGACGGATACCTTGGGAGGACAGGACAAGAAATCAATCAGCATTGATGAGAACACTGGTCTCATAACCTTAACTGGAGTCGCGGACCCGAAAACTGGAAAAGTAGATCCAAAATTGGGACAAGTCATTGTCGTTGGAACACATATCGATCCCGTTGTAGAAGTGACGACATTCGTCGGCAAGGTTGATACGAAGAAAGGTCTCATTGAGCCCAAACATTCCGTCATCGAAAGCACAACCGGCCAGTTCAATCCCGACACAAACAAGATTGACACGAAGTACGGTCAAATCGATCTAGTTAAAGGCACTGTCACATACAACGATCCCAAGACAGGCAAACTGGAAAGCAAGGAAGTGAAAGTGGATCCTGTCACTGGCCAACTTTTACTACGCAGCGGACAAGTCAACCCGAAATCTGGAAAGCCCGATAAGGACATCGGCAGACTGATTTGCTTAAGAATAATCCAAACTAAAGTCGATCCCGTCTCGGGCAAGCAAATCGTATCCAATGAACCTAAGAACGTTAAGGTTGATCCGAAAACCAACCAGATCTGGACCGCTGGACCGAAAGACCCAACAACTGGAGAGGTTATATACACCGCTGGACAAATCGATCCCGTCACTGGTTACATCATCACTATCTACGGTCGTCTGGACCCGAAGACTGGCAACATAGTCAGGGCACACGAAATAGACAGATCGCTTGTCAAGGTTGACCCGATCAGTGGACAAATCTACACTGCCACCGGTCAAGTCGACGAAGACAACCAACCCCTGTACTCCGCCTCTCAGGTCGATCCCGCCACAGGAGAAATCTACACCAAAGTTAGTAAGATCGACCCGAAGACCGGCAGGCTGGTAATAGTGAAGATTTACATCATAACGCAGAAGGACGAGAAAGGACGCGTCAAGGAAGTCGATCCTAAAGAATGCACCATCGACGAAACAACCGGCAGAATCATCACAACCAAGACTGTCTACTTATATCAAATCATTGACCCGATCACCGGTGAAACGATCGATGTAGACCCAGACGACCCAAGACTCAAAGGAGCAAGAACCACCGTCACACAAACCATGACGTTATCAGGCAAAATCGACCCTGTCACGGGCAGAATCAAGACGGAATACGGAGACATCGACCCAGACACAGGAGATATAGACCCGAGCACCGCCGTCCGCGACCCAGTCACCGGACAACTAATACTACACTACTCACAAATAGACCCCTCGCACTTCGAAGACAAGAGCGGCAACTACACGATAGAGAAGGAAACTCAAGATCTCCCCGCCACCATCGACATCCAGAAAGTGAACACCCACAAATTCTCAACATTCGGCAAAGACGAAAGCCCAGTGAGAGGCGACGAGCCTAAAACATTCACGGAGTTCACGACAAGCGAGCACATCACGCACCAGGGCTACGTCTCGGCTAACACCCCGCTGTCCTCCAAGATTCCCGTGTCGCAGCGCGGCGCCAAGAAGACGCCCACGCCGCCCGTCGTCGTCAAGACGACGACCAAGCAGCTGCTCACCAAGAACGACGACGGCGTCACGCACAACGTGCAGCAGGAGGTCGAGAACCTCGGCACCGGCGAGGTCACCTACTCGACCCACACCAACAAG GCGGAAAGCCTAGAGCCGATGGAGACCGGGAAGAGCCCGTACGTCACTGCGAGGGCCGTCACCACGAGAACGGCTACGACCCACCACGATCTCGACACCAAGGCCAAGACCCAGCAGATGGAAGAGAAAACAGTAGCCCACACCCTAACCTCATCAGCAACCAGGCAGGAACAGCGAGTTCTGACGCAGGAGGTCAAAACTATGGTCACTACAGGCGACAAG CATCAGATAACCCGACGCGGCTCTGAGAGTTCAATCTCTAGCGGAGACTCCGGAACGCCCATCGATTTCGAAGAAGGCGCTGGCGAAGGACATTACTACACCACC GAACCGGGATCGTATACAACGACCACCACTACCAGCGTAATGGGCAACGCTCCATTTGGAAGCATGGTTCACGGAGCTACTACGAGG ACAACGACAAGTACAGAGGAGCCTGAAGAGACGACTATCAACGAGGATGGCGAGATCGTGTCCTCTCAGACTATCAGCTCGAAGACGCGCACGGTTGAGACCATCACC taCAAGACGGAGCGGAACGGCGTGGTAGAGACGCGCGTAGAACAGAAGATTACCATCCAATCTGACGGAGACCCGATTGACCACGACCGGGCACTCGCAGAGGCCATACAG GAGGCAACAGCGATGAACCCCGACATGACGGTCGAGAAAATAGAAATCCAACAACAGAGCACGCAGCCGTAA